CGTTATAGACTTCATGGGAAGGTTTTGCAATCTGTAACGTGATTGCAAAGCTAGTTTGACATCTTGCAGGTTCCTTGCATCAGTACTGTATGGCAAGCAGGAAGGTCAGGGAGATATGATAAGAGGAGGAAGTTACCTCAGgcgtgttttttgtttgctttgtttggTGGTTGATGGTACTCCTCTCTGGCCTGCTGTACGATTCAGCTGGTGAAATTTATGGATCATCTTGACATTGCATACACAATACACACGGCGTTTGACTTTGCGGGAACTGTTCAGTGTAACTGAAATTTTCATGAGCATTTCACTTCATTAGTGCAGTCAAATAATGGGGCGTTTTACAACTAggacctgtttcttttttttttttgcatgagaagCTTTCTTGAGCTAAGGAACTTGCATTTGGGCAACTCGGGTTTCCACCGGTGTGGTTTCGTTTGTGGCATCATGCATGTTGTAATGTATGAATTCAGTCAGGATTTTCCATTTTGTTGACGATTTCCTTTTTCTggttgagtgtacgccatcgcGCTTAGAGCaggttgcatccggtattttagctaatgtacaagagtgtttttcaccactgctattgactaacgaaatgcctaCCAACAACGAATTTCGCTTCCTTGATATCCGGTTTAAATTCCTAGAAAACCACGTGTGTTGGAGCTATTCACCTCGAGCCAACAAACCTTTACTTCCCTACACTTCTGCGCATTCAAAACTCGTTAAAagaggcattattaatttatgcttgaacaaCGCTCTAGAAAAGTCGTGCCCCCATCTCATaagcgagagctttcacgaacAAATCGCAAGGTTCCatgaagcaggctacccagctgatatttgtgtttctgtcgccgaacgaatactgaagaagaagcgccaggaaagtCTACTACCGTCCGGGCCCtcagaaagaaagaatgagaaaATTGCTGTTATTCCTTACATCCATTGCCTGTCCCATAACTTCAAGAAAATTggaacaaaagctaatgttcgtgtcgttttttctgcccctgacaaACTAACAGCGctatccaaaaaaactttgcccgccgataaacgtccccaaaagacgcagtgcaccattaagcacagacagaaattcgtgaaatgcactgaaggcattgtttacgacatccctctctcttgtggcaagcggtatgttggtcagtctggtCGGTGCTTAAATGAGAGACTTTGCGAACACAATAATAATTTGAGAACACTTACTGGCagcaatctggctttacactgcaaggaatgtggttgtgtgccatatcTGGACGAGTGCTCGATCgtcgccagacaccgggatcagttaactcgCGAGATTATAGAAGCAACTCGCATCGCTGCCTTGCAAGACAAATGtgtcagcaagccgtctatctccctgtcgaaaagagagctggccttcttaaagattaactgagtcgtgcatgtccgttgttcctcgttcacctggttttctttatctttccgagcgcatgcgcctggttcccctcacggcccacgttcgttttggtcgcctaggtttctctcagtcggaagttagcgcctgtgttgtccgtctttctttgtcccttgtgccgtttttgcgctccccatataccatggattATGCTACCTGAAAGGGGATAGATCCCAAGTCAAGCTTCAACTACtgtttgtccccccccccccccccccccccacttctccTCTCATCatggaaataaaattgaatcataTGAGGAGAATGAAGGTGGACTGTTTGTCGGGTGGTGCTCATGACAGCTTCCTCCGTGTGCATTGCCATGACTGCATTGTTAATCCGGGCAGCACTTGACAGCATGAGAAGAGGCTGTCTTGGTGAGCCTCTTGTCAGTGCGTGTCTTTGCTGGCCTATTGTTCTCAGTCATTGTCATTCAGTTATCTGATAAAGATTGCTGGAAGTGATCTCATTTGCAAGGCCATGGCCTGAAAAAGCATGGCGGACAAAGTCTGCGTTCATGGTCTTGCGCCTTGTTGCAGGGGCGATTCCTTTGTCGCATGATGTCTGAAAGAGGGGGTGTGCttctccttggcagcagtgggcTGATCTTCATTTAGACCTCTGTCATTGCGTGCACAGCTGTTTCTTGGCGTATTTGTACATCCTAGGTTGAAAGCAGTGATTTGAACATTTGCCATATCGTGGGAAACGTTAATTCAATTGAGCAGTCTAATACCCATCAAATATTCGCGATCAGTGCGTGAAATGAAAACTGCCTGGAAATTTAACACTTTTGTGTAATGTGCCTTGTCTGCCTGCTTTATTACATACAGCTACACAATACTGGGTTTTGCTCTACTTGCTTGTAGATGTCAGTTGCAGGTAGCTATCTTGTTAAATACTATCCTACAGAACTTGTAGGCCAGGGCACATAACAGGATACTTTGTCGGCTATGATTCTGTATATGTGAGGTCTGTTGCATCACCATGGTGTGAGGAAGCCTAAGTTTGCTTATGGAAAAATATCTACAGTGACGGTACGGCGACCGTATTTCTACACGGGACAAGTGAGAGTACTGATTGGCAAGGGTGTTAAGGAGGAGACCATAACCTCTATGCTGTTATTCACTGCTTGGTTACGAGAGGTGCTAAGAGGGCTTGATCAAGAGGAACTATGCACGAGACTTAAAGGAATATCAACACCTAGTTTTTGTCCCATTGTAATGATCTTGTAACGATGCTAAGATATTAGTACATGTGGATCACCACGTGGTACTTGCCTATGACCGCTAGattattgaatttcttctcccatGGTATTTCCATTTTAAtaactgaacgatggctgtgacgtcaaggtGGGTTCAAATACCATGCATGAAAAAAGAACTGCAGTATAATCACAGACACATTTGTCATTCTGGCTTTTGAGGCAGGCGGCTTAAGCGTCTCAGTGAATTTAAGTAACGTATAAGCAGTTGCGTTGCAGTTTTCTTCATGCCTAAGGTGTGACCTATACCAAACTTTGAAGTCATAGCCATCGTCCGGTtgttgaaactgaaactgcaTCAGAAAAGAAActagattataaattatttagcagccattgGAGAACGTCACGGGTTTTTCTGTGTACTAATTTCTAATGTATCATTATGAAGAAAACACGCAAATGGTAATTTCGTGTCTACATTTCTTTAACAGAGAACGCTTTCTTAACCTCCAGTCTGCTGATGGCACTGCCCTTCTAAGTATCTCAGAGGATGACTTGCAATTCATGCTTGAGGACAAACAAAGTTTAATATTAGGCTTAAAAATTAGCCAATGGTTGACAGTCTGGgaggggaacagcagtttacaatacATAGTGACATATTGGAGTTGTAAGGAAATGTCTGTCTAGGTCTGGTAGTTACTAAGATTGAGATCATGTGAAAGAAATCACCAGAAGGATATGAATAGGttagagcgcatttggcaggcagTCGTGTTATAAACAGTTCCTTGCCAATGCCCCTCAAATTGAAAGCCTgtaacagctgcatcttgccgTTACACAGCTGTGGGACTGAAACTTGGTGGCCGATGGAAGCGTTTGTGATCATATTGGGGCAGTGCAGCAAACtaagggaaggagggagggaattTTGAGAGATGAAAAGAGAGCAGTGCTGATTAGAGGACGAACTCAAGTTGAGAAAATGGGGTTGGGCGGGACACTGCATGTAATGCAGAGAACGCATGACTTACTGTTATTCAGCtagggtaacagaatggattccgTGGGAACAAAAATGGTGAGGGGGCTAAAGATTAGGAAATAGCGTGACATAGGGTGGCCGTTagtgacatcctggtcgaaatcaaggggaagaaatgggcttgggcagggcatgtaacgcaaaggcaggacaaccgctggtccttaagggtaactgagtggattctaagagaaggcatacgtagcagggggcggcaggaagttaggtgtgcggacgagattaagaagtttatgGGCATAcggtgcagctggcacaggacagggtttaaTTGGAaaaggtatgggagaggcctttgacctgcagtggccgtagtcaggctgacgatgatgaggGTGTCCCCTTAACTGGCATAGACGGATAATTGGGGATCACTGGGAGGGcactttgtcctgcagtgtacATGTCCCTTCAATGTGAAAGGGAACAAAATTATAGCATTCAGTTAAAATGAATGCTCCATAAgcactttttcttgttttctaactagttttcctcTCGCATTATATCTGAGAGTCACTTCAAGTTTTCTAGAAATAACCAGAAAATTTGTATCTTTAGAAATTTTCTCTACTAAACTTTTAAAAATACCAGAAAATTTGTATTTTTTCACAATCGGGTTGTTCTCATTCATATTGAGCATAGTACCTGTACTTAAAATGGCTGATGGTGGTGCACTTGTGCACTATGCTCATTTAACATTATTCACTTTTTTGCTTGCTTCTTTGTGTAAAGGTAAATTTAGGTCATCCAGGTGGCTTCTGTGTCATTACCTGGAGTGGAGGTAAAAGATTGCACTGAGGGTTTGTGGCTGCCATAAAACAGTTTCCAAGCATGAAGTCGGTGACCTACATGCTTGAGCATATCACAGGTGGGTTATATAATGTTTGTTAAGCCTGCTGGCCATTTTGTCTGAAGAGTCACCTAATCGAGGAAGGCAGGCTCTGATAAAGACTTCCGAAGTTTGGTTATCAGTAAACGGTTATGTCAGACCTTTgacaacccgccgcagtggctcagtggttagggcgctcgtctactgagccggtgtacccgggttcgaacccgatcgcgggggcagtgtttcgatggaggcgaaacgcagttcaggtgtctgcggatatgtgagacagatactgcgcctttttttttcccccaaaagACCAACCAATTCAACCAGACCTTTCACAAGTGATGGCTTGCCAATGGGCTGAGCCTTTCCTTGTTTCAGAGCTCTTCTATATAAGATTCAGATTGCTCATATGAGCTTCAAATAAGCGCTAATCCTAGCCTGTGGTGTTATCTACAGAGCTAGCAGAATAACACTGTTTAGCTTGCAGTTTTTAGTAGAGTTCCAGAATGTAAGTTAATGACTGTTTTGTTGTTAAGGGTAGAAGTGGTGCTGTCTGAaaggtacagtatggtacactgttaaagggaacatgcggtcacgtgaagttgactttccgcgaggcgctgctgcggaaagccggaaagaatgccgagctgattatggtccaGGTTTTTTTGGCATTCTGTCCCCGTGcatagatctcatttttcacacctaCAACTTGTCGACTACCTCTTCTCACTGCTGAATTGGCTTtctccattctgtggtcgcgtttcgcgCAAAATAAGGAACATTTTctccggactagattatccacatgtcagtgccttggttcatatgccactcaacgcGTACAGTACGCGTTGAGTGGCATACAGTACgcgttgagtggcatatgaaccaaggacGTTGATGACCTAGTCcagagaaaatgttgcttatttcgcacgaaacgcgaccatagaatggaaaaagccaattcaacAGCGACAAGAagtaatcgatgcgttgtgggcatgaaaaatgagatccatgcaaggggacagaatgccgaaaaaaactccggaccataattGGCTCGGCATTCTTTGCGGCTTTCCGCAGCAgtgcctcgcggaaagtcaacttcacgcgaccaCATGTTCCCGTTAACAGTGTACCAGTGTACTGTACTATGCTTGAGTGAAGTCTACCAATAAGTACTGATAACTACAGATTTTCAATTTACTGATAAATGGACTTACTGCCCCTTCTGCCTTGACTGTCAGCTCAAAATCGGCTTGCAGAATCACTCGTTTGTGAAGATCCTTCAAAGCAGGTAGGAATAAATTCTTTTGCCTGTACAGGTGTGGACAAACGCATACTGGGCACGCAAGTGCCTTCTAACACCTTTACACATTGCCTAATTCAAATTTGAAGGCATGGTATGTGCAtgctttttgtgagcgctgctgTGGTTTCCCATGTGTAAACTGCTTGTTTATTTCAGCTGGAGTAGACGCAGTTTCACTTTGGACAGAATAGTGTGCTCCATTTAGTTATGTCCGTCCATCTAAATCAAAGGTCCCAGTGTGGCTCTCAACTATGGATTCGCCGTTTGAGCATGTGCACGGTGCACGCTCTGAAATTGATCGAATGAAAAATACATTCTAAATACTCAAAGGTGACTTTATTAAATGAATGTGAGAATGTGATTCAGTAACAACGCATATTATGGTAGTGTGCTATAGGAGAGCACAGTGAACAAACCTCCATTCTTTATTATTTGTTGATTGATTTGGCCTTGCGCTACTGTGTGCTAGCCCTCTTGACTAGCTTTGTTGGGTGAAGACATTGATGACAGCCTTAATGTTGGTGATTGGTACGATTGTGGGGCATAACTTTTTTTAGAGGTCtggaaaaaaatgaagcttttGCAATTTCATTGCTCTGCTCGGATAGGTCTTAGCGGTTGCTAGGGAGAACGGATAACTGATGGTCTGTTAGAATAACATTCATTAGCAATGAGTCCATACCATCTTGCCCAGTTAGCCGTTCTAGCACAgtagggtaacagagtggactCCAAGAGGAGGTAAACTTACTAGGGGGTGGCTGAGAGTTAAGTGGATGGGTGAGATTAGAAATCTGGGGGTGTAGGGTAGGTGTAGCTGGCACTCAGTAGGGCAGTTGTAGTTCAATGATAGTGGCGTTTGTCCAGCAGTGGGCATGActgggctgatgatgacgatgactgcAGTGCTGCACTGCACATCCTCCACGTGCTTGTTCAAATGGTTATGGGAAGGAACGGACTTGACGAGTTGTGTGAAGAAGCAAGTTCTATGCATCCCGTCGCTACAGTACACGGTTTTTCAAAAGCACCTCCAACCTTCCTTCTGTCTTCTCCTTATGGACGGAACTTTCTCATGTGCTTCCTGCTGTttctttagtgttttttttttttttgcacagccttTGATCCCGTGCTTTGCTGAATGTTACATCTCTGACAGAGACTGACGTAAGTGCTTGTGTCATCTAAACTGAGGGCTCTTTTACACACAATTAGCGTACATAAATTCTGGCTATCAGTGGGCTTTGTGTCATGCCATTGGCATCGATGATTGGACACGTTGGTACTGTGTGTTTTATAGAAACAGTGCAGTGCACTGAAACGTGGACAAAGGTAACACACACACAAAGGTGCTGCACTGCGCGAGCAGCACTTTCGTGTGCGTTCGTTGCCGTCGTCCTTGCGTTGGTGCATTGTGTGTGTCTTGTAGCCCCATGCTGTGTACCCTTCACtgtggggttctttagcatgcactgccattgcacagcacatggctagttttgcatttcgcctctgttAAAATGCAGCCAGACTGGCTGGGATTTGACCTCACTGCCTTGTGCTGAGCAGCTGAATGCTGCAGCCACTGAGGGACTGCGGTAGATTGTCTGCTTACCAATCAAACGATTGTTCGGTGCATGCAGGGGCCCGTCCAAGCGGCGGCTCTTCAAGATGGGGGCCTTCCTGGACAAGCCCAAGGTGGAGAAGCACACGGAAGGGGGCCAGGGCAATGGGTTGCGCTACGCCCTGGCCAGCATGCAAGGCTGGCGTGTCGAGATGGAGGACGCCCACTGTGCCATGGTGGGCCTGCCCTGTGGCCTCGACCACTGGAGCTTCTTTGCTGTCTTCGATGGGCATGCGGGTGCCCGCGTCTCGGCCCACTGCGCCCAAAACCTGCTCGATGCCATCATCCAGACAGACGAGTTCACCCACACCGTGGCTGCCTCAGACATGGGCGAGGTAAGTGCAGGTTGCTTAACATCATAGAAGCTCGCAGCCACCGTGTGCAGCATATGAAGTACTAGCCCTGTTTCACTGAGTTGACGTGTAGACGTTGCTACGCAATCTCGGGAGGTGGAACGTAGCACTTGATGACATCATTTGAGTTTTTTCTCAAGGGTTCTCGAACTAAGAGGTGCATTGTAGCAAAACTGCTCCTGAAGTTTCTAGAACCCCCGGCACTAATGGACCAACAGCAGTGTAGTCGAAAAATGCAGCAGAAAACTGTATGTGATGACAACAAATATTCTTATATTATTTTGGGACTTAACTTGTTTTAATGGCAGTACCTTGTATAGTATTGCACAGCTGCCTCTTGTTGCTCCAGAACTGGCTCTTTTGTGCCACCAGCAGTCAAGCATTATTGAGGAAAATCCTGCGGCAATATTCTGTCGGCCAAATGTAAGAGAGCATGACAGAGAATTTTTTATTTTGGTGTTGGCTTTGTCATCACTTTCAACTGGGAGTAGATCCCCTGTTATTGAGATTAAGGCAGAGCAATCACTGATGCAGTGAATGTGAGGCTAATCCTACCTGAACCACCACCACTAGTCTGCACCGGTATTTTGGGTTGGTAGTTTAACTTACCGTGCAGTCTTCTGTCACTTGTTTGCGTTCTTCTCCAAGGGTGGTGAGGAGCTGGCGGAGCGGGTGGCAACGGGCATCCGCCGCGGCTTTCTCTGCCTCGACGACCAGATGCGGGCACTGCCCGAGGTGGCCTCGGGTGAGGACAAGAGCGGCTCGACGGCTGTGTGCGCCCTCGTCTCGCCGGGCCACGTCTACTTCGCCAACTGTGGCGACTCACGGGCCCTGCTGTGCCGCAGTGGGCAGCCAGCCTTCACAACGCGCGACCACAAGCCCATCAACCCTGGGGAGAAAGAGCGCATTCAGCGCGCCGGCGGGTCTGTCATGATCCAGCGGGTCAACGGCTCCCTGGCCGTCTCTCGAGCACTGGGGGACTTTGAGTACAAACAGGTGAATCTCATTTTGTCGCTCTTTGTGTGCCTCATCTCAAACAGGTTTTGAAGTCGCACCGGGATGGAGGTCACAGGGGACTTTACCATTTTTAAAGCAGCTCTGCTTCGACATTACAGACAGTGCGCACACAGTGAAAGCATTTGATGGAACTGCGAAAAATTGTCGTGGCAGTGCAGTTTACATCTCGGAAACAGGCGACCTTTGCCCAGGTTTTCACCAAAGAAATTTATGTAATGCGGATGATTTTTGTAGCGGTTTTACAGGGGTCATTCGTCAATTCGACCTTCAAATAATTGGACATTTTCCCCGCCTCATTGTAATGTAGAAGGTGCCcacgtactgtgtgatgtcattgcatggcacagaacccaaggtggtctaaACTGATTCAGTGCCCTGTACTGCGGTGGCTCTCACAACCTGTGTGAGCCTTTGGGAGTGTTAAACCCTACATGCCAACATACCAACGTTGATATCACTCGACCAAGTTGTTTCGTGTGGGCCCTGCGAAACCTTGTCTGGAGCAGCAACTTGCGGCTCGGTCCTAAGCTGTTGTAAGCTAAAATTTCAGCAGTCTCGTAACTTGAACTGTGCTTAGGTAAAACACAGAAAATATTTTTTGATGGATCCTTTGAAGCCGGGCAATATTTAAAAGGCAGAGTCGAAGTCAAGACGGACTCCAACTCATTGTTAAACATTATTGTCAAATCTAGCATCCAAATGGTCACAGTGAGCAAGCACTGCACCACTTTCAGGCCACAACTTGGCTATCAGTTTTCGGGGCcgccgcagcggctcagtggttatggtgcttggctgctgacatgaaagacacgggttcgatcccggccgcggcggttgaatttcaatggaggcaaagttctagaggcctgtgtactgtgcgatgtcagtgcatgctaaagaacctcaggtggtcgaaatttccggagcccttca
This region of Amblyomma americanum isolate KBUSLIRL-KWMA chromosome 5, ASM5285725v1, whole genome shotgun sequence genomic DNA includes:
- the alph gene encoding protein phosphatase alphabet, with translation MGAFLDKPKVEKHTEGGQGNGLRYALASMQGWRVEMEDAHCAMVGLPCGLDHWSFFAVFDGHAGARVSAHCAQNLLDAIIQTDEFTHTVAASDMGEGGEELAERVATGIRRGFLCLDDQMRALPEVASGEDKSGSTAVCALVSPGHVYFANCGDSRALLCRSGQPAFTTRDHKPINPGEKERIQRAGGSVMIQRVNGSLAVSRALGDFEYKQVAGRGPCEQLVSPEPEVTVQARDPSADEFLVLACDGIWDVMSNEELCQFVHHQLCISHNLEELCSAVIDICLYRGSKDNMSIVLVLFPGAPSVSEEALQHDRELNVLIEKRIAEMVAESSDIELNNIIQTLAEEELPGLPPGGGILAKRSFIEEVYSKLKPPSTSSESVKSHSQDCEQVEEAANQ